One Cryptomeria japonica chromosome 9, Sugi_1.0, whole genome shotgun sequence genomic window carries:
- the LOC131040494 gene encoding plasma membrane ATPase isoform X1 → MSSLENIKNEAVDLEKIPVEEVFEQLQCTRKGLSSDEAEARLKIFGFNKLEEKKESKLLKFLGFMWNPLSWVMEAAAIMAIVFTNGNTRVCDYHDFIGILVLLVINSTISFIEENNAGNAAAALMAGLAPKTKVLRDGGWKEEDASILVPGDMISIKLGDIIPADARLLEGDPLKIDQSALTGESLPVTKYPGGEVYSGSTCKQGEIEAIVIATGVHTFFGRAAHLVDSTNNVGHFQKVLTSIGNFCICSIAIGIAIELIVMFPIQRRNYWKGVNNLLVLLIGGIPIAMPTVLSVTMAIGSHRLSQQGAITKRMTAIEEMAGMDVLCSDKTGTLTLNKLSVDKNLIEIFTKGVDKEHVVLLAARASRTENQDAIDAAMVGMLADPKEARAGITEVHFLPFNPNDKRTALTYIDSKGNWHRASKGAPEQIIELCNCKEDVKKKVHSIIEKFAERGLRSLAVARQEVPEKSKESAGGPWEFIGLLPLFDPPRHDSGETIRRALNLGVNVKMITGDQLAIAKETGRRLGMGTNMYPSSALLGQDKMISEASVPIDDLIEMADGFAGVFPGNVSIIFCTLEYAIEFSKFEKLLHIIFVFVNTEHKYEIVKRLQDRKHICGMTGDGVNDAPALKKADIGIAVADATDAARSASDIVLTEPGLSVIISAVLTSRAIFQRMKNYTIYAVAITIRIVLGFMLIALIWKFDFSPLMVLIIAVLNDGTIMTISKDRVKPSQMPDSWKLKEIFATGVVLGTYLAVTTVLFFKIIYHTDWFPNHFNVSHIKEDHPKVMSALYLQVSIISQALIFVTRSRSWSFLERPGLLLVSAFMIAQLIATVIATCATKSWVKVAEIEGISWGWAGVIWLYSIVIYLPLDLLKFAVRYVLSGKAWNNMLDNRVALTSKKNYGKEEREAEWARAQRTMHGLDSSANSKSIIEKALEKASYVELSEIAEQAKRRAEIARLRELHTLKGQIESTLKLRGLDIDHIPQNYTV, encoded by the exons GAAAAGATTCCGGTGGAGGAAGTGTTTGAGCAGTTGCAATGTACAAGGAAGGGATTGAGCTCGGATGAAGCAGAGGCTCGTCTCAAGATCTTTGGATTCAACAAGCTGGAAGAAAAAAAG gaaagTAAACTTCTAAAATTTTTGGGGTTTATGTGGAATCCTTTGTCATGGGTGATGGAAGCAGCTGCAATTATGGCCATTGTGTTCACAAATGGTAACACGAGGGTATGTG ACTATCATGATTTTATTGGAATATTGGTTTTACTGGTGATCAACTCAACTATCAGTTTTATAGAGGAAAATAATGCTGGTAATGCAGCAGCTGCTCTCATGGCAGGCCTTGCTCCAAAGACCAAG GTTCTGAGAGACGGAGGATGGAAAGAGGAGGACGCTTCAATTTTAGTACCAGGGGATATGATTAGCATCAAGCTGGGAGATATTATTCCTGCAGATGCTCGTCTGCTAGAGGGTGATCCCTTAAAGATTGACCAGTCTGCTCTCACTGGTGAATCTCTTCCTGTTACAAAGTACCCAGGAGGTGAAGTATACTCTGGTTCTACTTGTAAGCAAGGAGAAATTGAGGCCATTGTTATTGCTACTGGAGTTCACACATTCTTCGGAAGAGCTGCCCATTTAGTTGACTCCACCAACAACGTTGGACATTTCCAAAAG GTCCTAACATCTATTGGTAACTTCTGTATCTGTTCTATTGCTATTGGCATTGCAATAGAGCTTATTGTAATGTTTCCTATACAAAGGAGAAATTACTGGAAAGGAGTAAACAATCTTCTTGTTTTATTGATCGGTGGTATACCGATTGCAATGCCCACTGTGTTATCTGTAACCATGGCTATTGGTTCCCATCGCCTGTCTCAGCAA GGAGCCATTACAAAGAGAATGACTGCCATTGAAGAAATGGCTGGAATGGATGTCCTCTGTAGTGATAAAACTGGAACTCTAACACTAAATAAGCTGAGTGTGGATAAAAATCTTATAGAG ATCTTTACAAAGGGAGTAGACAAAGAACATGTAGTGTTGCTTGCAGCAAGGGCTTCAAGAACTGAAAATCAGGATGCCATCGATGCTGCCATGGTTGGAATGTTGGCAGACCCAAAGGAG GCCAGAGCAGGGATCACTGAAGTTCATTTTCTGCCATTCAATCCTAACGACAAGAGAACTGCTCTCACCTACATTGATTCGAAAGGAAATTGGCACAGAGCCAGTAAAGGAGCACCAGAGCAG ATTATAGAACTTTGCAACTGCAAGGAAGACGTGAAAAAGAAGGTGCATTCAATTATTGAGAAGTTTGCTGAACGTGGGCTTCGATCTCTGGCTGTGGCCAGACAG GAAGTGCCAGAGAAAAGCAAAGAGAGCGCTGGAGGACCTTGGGAATTCATAGGTTTGTTGCCTTTGTTTGACCCTCCTCGCCATGACAGTGGAGAAACCATTCGCAGAGCTCTTAACCTTGGAGTCAATGTAAAGATGATCACCG GTGACCAGCTAGCTATTGCTAAAGAAACAGGACGAAGGCTTGGAATGGGAACTAATATGTATCCTTCATCTGCCTTACTTGGCCAAGACAAGATGATATCCGAAGCATCTGTTCCAATAGATGATCTGATTGAAATGGCCGATGGATTTGCTGGGGTATTCCCAGGTAA TGTGAGCATCATCTTTTGCACATTGGAATATGCT ATTGAATTTTCCAAATTCGAAAAGCttcttcatatcatttttgtatttgttaATACAGAACACAAGTATGAAATAGTAAAGCGGCTTCAAGATAGAAAGCACATCTGTGGAATGACTGGGGATGGAGTTAATGATGCTCCAGCTCTGAAGAAGGCAGACATAGGAATAGCTGTGGCTGATGCAACAGATGCTGCAAGGAGTGCTTCTGATATTGTTCTGACAGAGCCCGGTCTCAGTGTAATCATCAGTGCAGTTCTAACAAGTAGAGCTATTTTTCAAAGAATGAAGAATTATACT ATATATGCAGTTGCTATAACTATTCGTATTGTG CTTGGTTTCATGCTGATTGCTCTAATATGGAAATTCGATTTCAGTCCTCTCATGGTCTTGATCATTGCTGTCCTGAATGATG GTACAATTATGACCATTTCTAAGGACCGCGTTAAACCGTCTCAAATGCCTGATAGTTGGAAACTGAAAGAAATATTTGCAACAGGAGTTGTTCTAGGAACATACCTAGCAGTCACAACAGTTTTGTTTTTCAAGATCATTTATCATACAGATTGGTTCCCG AACCATTTCAATGTGAGTCACATCAAGGAGGACCATCCTAAAGTTATGTCCGCCCTGTATTTGCAAGTGAGCATTATAAGCCAGGCTCTGATTTTTGTCACAAGGTCTCGCAGCTGGTCATTTTTAGAGAGACCTGGCCTTTTGCTCGTCTCTGCTTTTATGATAGCGCAGTTG ATTGCCACTGTGATTGCAACCTGTGCAACCAAAAGCTGGGTAAAAGTGGCAGAGATTGAAGGGATATCATGGGGTTGGGCAGGAGTTATTTGGCTGTATAGCATTGTGATTTATTTACCATTGGATTTGCTCAAATTTGCAGTTCGTTACGTTCTCAGTGGAAAAGCTTGGAATAACATGCTTGATAACAGG GTGGCATTGACCTCAAAGAAGAACTATGGAAAAGAAGAAAGGGAAGCAGAATGGGCTCGTGCTCAACGTACAATGCATGGCCTCGATTCTTCTGCTAATTCAAAATCTATCATAGAGAAGGCCTTAGAAAAAGCCAGCTATGTTGAATTGTCTGAAATTGCTGAACAAGCAAAGAGACGTGCTGAAATTGCAAG GCTAAGGGAGCTGCATACATTGAAGGGGCAAATAGAATCTACCCTAAAGCTCAGAGGACTGGATATTGATCACATCCCACAAAACTACACTGTTTAA
- the LOC131040494 gene encoding plasma membrane ATPase isoform X2 codes for MGVEEKSVNMSSLENIKNEAVDLEKIPVEEVFEQLQCTRKGLSSDEAEARLKIFGFNKLEEKKESKLLKFLGFMWNPLSWVMEAAAIMAIVFTNGNTRVCDYHDFIGILVLLVINSTISFIEENNAGNAAAALMAGLAPKTKVLRDGGWKEEDASILVPGDMISIKLGDIIPADARLLEGDPLKIDQSALTGESLPVTKYPGGEVYSGSTCKQGEIEAIVIATGVHTFFGRAAHLVDSTNNVGHFQKVLTSIGNFCICSIAIGIAIELIVMFPIQRRNYWKGVNNLLVLLIGGIPIAMPTVLSVTMAIGSHRLSQQGAITKRMTAIEEMAGMDVLCSDKTGTLTLNKLSVDKNLIEIFTKGVDKEHVVLLAARASRTENQDAIDAAMVGMLADPKEARAGITEVHFLPFNPNDKRTALTYIDSKGNWHRASKGAPEQIIELCNCKEDVKKKVHSIIEKFAERGLRSLAVARQEVPEKSKESAGGPWEFIGLLPLFDPPRHDSGETIRRALNLGVNVKMITGDQLAIAKETGRRLGMGTNMYPSSALLGQDKMISEASVPIDDLIEMADGFAGVFPEHKYEIVKRLQDRKHICGMTGDGVNDAPALKKADIGIAVADATDAARSASDIVLTEPGLSVIISAVLTSRAIFQRMKNYTIYAVAITIRIVLGFMLIALIWKFDFSPLMVLIIAVLNDGTIMTISKDRVKPSQMPDSWKLKEIFATGVVLGTYLAVTTVLFFKIIYHTDWFPNHFNVSHIKEDHPKVMSALYLQVSIISQALIFVTRSRSWSFLERPGLLLVSAFMIAQLIATVIATCATKSWVKVAEIEGISWGWAGVIWLYSIVIYLPLDLLKFAVRYVLSGKAWNNMLDNRVALTSKKNYGKEEREAEWARAQRTMHGLDSSANSKSIIEKALEKASYVELSEIAEQAKRRAEIARLRELHTLKGQIESTLKLRGLDIDHIPQNYTV; via the exons GAAAAGATTCCGGTGGAGGAAGTGTTTGAGCAGTTGCAATGTACAAGGAAGGGATTGAGCTCGGATGAAGCAGAGGCTCGTCTCAAGATCTTTGGATTCAACAAGCTGGAAGAAAAAAAG gaaagTAAACTTCTAAAATTTTTGGGGTTTATGTGGAATCCTTTGTCATGGGTGATGGAAGCAGCTGCAATTATGGCCATTGTGTTCACAAATGGTAACACGAGGGTATGTG ACTATCATGATTTTATTGGAATATTGGTTTTACTGGTGATCAACTCAACTATCAGTTTTATAGAGGAAAATAATGCTGGTAATGCAGCAGCTGCTCTCATGGCAGGCCTTGCTCCAAAGACCAAG GTTCTGAGAGACGGAGGATGGAAAGAGGAGGACGCTTCAATTTTAGTACCAGGGGATATGATTAGCATCAAGCTGGGAGATATTATTCCTGCAGATGCTCGTCTGCTAGAGGGTGATCCCTTAAAGATTGACCAGTCTGCTCTCACTGGTGAATCTCTTCCTGTTACAAAGTACCCAGGAGGTGAAGTATACTCTGGTTCTACTTGTAAGCAAGGAGAAATTGAGGCCATTGTTATTGCTACTGGAGTTCACACATTCTTCGGAAGAGCTGCCCATTTAGTTGACTCCACCAACAACGTTGGACATTTCCAAAAG GTCCTAACATCTATTGGTAACTTCTGTATCTGTTCTATTGCTATTGGCATTGCAATAGAGCTTATTGTAATGTTTCCTATACAAAGGAGAAATTACTGGAAAGGAGTAAACAATCTTCTTGTTTTATTGATCGGTGGTATACCGATTGCAATGCCCACTGTGTTATCTGTAACCATGGCTATTGGTTCCCATCGCCTGTCTCAGCAA GGAGCCATTACAAAGAGAATGACTGCCATTGAAGAAATGGCTGGAATGGATGTCCTCTGTAGTGATAAAACTGGAACTCTAACACTAAATAAGCTGAGTGTGGATAAAAATCTTATAGAG ATCTTTACAAAGGGAGTAGACAAAGAACATGTAGTGTTGCTTGCAGCAAGGGCTTCAAGAACTGAAAATCAGGATGCCATCGATGCTGCCATGGTTGGAATGTTGGCAGACCCAAAGGAG GCCAGAGCAGGGATCACTGAAGTTCATTTTCTGCCATTCAATCCTAACGACAAGAGAACTGCTCTCACCTACATTGATTCGAAAGGAAATTGGCACAGAGCCAGTAAAGGAGCACCAGAGCAG ATTATAGAACTTTGCAACTGCAAGGAAGACGTGAAAAAGAAGGTGCATTCAATTATTGAGAAGTTTGCTGAACGTGGGCTTCGATCTCTGGCTGTGGCCAGACAG GAAGTGCCAGAGAAAAGCAAAGAGAGCGCTGGAGGACCTTGGGAATTCATAGGTTTGTTGCCTTTGTTTGACCCTCCTCGCCATGACAGTGGAGAAACCATTCGCAGAGCTCTTAACCTTGGAGTCAATGTAAAGATGATCACCG GTGACCAGCTAGCTATTGCTAAAGAAACAGGACGAAGGCTTGGAATGGGAACTAATATGTATCCTTCATCTGCCTTACTTGGCCAAGACAAGATGATATCCGAAGCATCTGTTCCAATAGATGATCTGATTGAAATGGCCGATGGATTTGCTGGGGTATTCCCAG AACACAAGTATGAAATAGTAAAGCGGCTTCAAGATAGAAAGCACATCTGTGGAATGACTGGGGATGGAGTTAATGATGCTCCAGCTCTGAAGAAGGCAGACATAGGAATAGCTGTGGCTGATGCAACAGATGCTGCAAGGAGTGCTTCTGATATTGTTCTGACAGAGCCCGGTCTCAGTGTAATCATCAGTGCAGTTCTAACAAGTAGAGCTATTTTTCAAAGAATGAAGAATTATACT ATATATGCAGTTGCTATAACTATTCGTATTGTG CTTGGTTTCATGCTGATTGCTCTAATATGGAAATTCGATTTCAGTCCTCTCATGGTCTTGATCATTGCTGTCCTGAATGATG GTACAATTATGACCATTTCTAAGGACCGCGTTAAACCGTCTCAAATGCCTGATAGTTGGAAACTGAAAGAAATATTTGCAACAGGAGTTGTTCTAGGAACATACCTAGCAGTCACAACAGTTTTGTTTTTCAAGATCATTTATCATACAGATTGGTTCCCG AACCATTTCAATGTGAGTCACATCAAGGAGGACCATCCTAAAGTTATGTCCGCCCTGTATTTGCAAGTGAGCATTATAAGCCAGGCTCTGATTTTTGTCACAAGGTCTCGCAGCTGGTCATTTTTAGAGAGACCTGGCCTTTTGCTCGTCTCTGCTTTTATGATAGCGCAGTTG ATTGCCACTGTGATTGCAACCTGTGCAACCAAAAGCTGGGTAAAAGTGGCAGAGATTGAAGGGATATCATGGGGTTGGGCAGGAGTTATTTGGCTGTATAGCATTGTGATTTATTTACCATTGGATTTGCTCAAATTTGCAGTTCGTTACGTTCTCAGTGGAAAAGCTTGGAATAACATGCTTGATAACAGG GTGGCATTGACCTCAAAGAAGAACTATGGAAAAGAAGAAAGGGAAGCAGAATGGGCTCGTGCTCAACGTACAATGCATGGCCTCGATTCTTCTGCTAATTCAAAATCTATCATAGAGAAGGCCTTAGAAAAAGCCAGCTATGTTGAATTGTCTGAAATTGCTGAACAAGCAAAGAGACGTGCTGAAATTGCAAG GCTAAGGGAGCTGCATACATTGAAGGGGCAAATAGAATCTACCCTAAAGCTCAGAGGACTGGATATTGATCACATCCCACAAAACTACACTGTTTAA